In a single window of the Pedococcus dokdonensis genome:
- a CDS encoding Cgl0159 family (beta/alpha)8-fold protein, with product MTGVDVAGLTELRATQPDSIGKAWAARRRRDLLRSDGRLLLVAADHPARGALGVRDDPRAMESRHDLLERLVEAVSRPGVDGVLGTPDVLDDLLLLGALEGKVVVGSMNRGGLQGASFELDDRFTAYRAEDIAACGLDGGKTLTRICYDDPGTVATLEATAAAVNELAARGLMAMVEPFLSERREGRVVNLLDPDSTIRSIHIAAGLGGSSARTWLKLPVVDELERVMAATTLPTLLLGGDPKGDPDDTYASWGAALTLPPVRGLVVGRALLYPPDGDVAAAVDIAGELVHGTAS from the coding sequence GTGACCGGCGTCGACGTCGCCGGGCTGACGGAGCTGCGGGCCACCCAACCCGACTCGATCGGCAAGGCCTGGGCCGCCCGCCGGCGGCGCGACCTGCTGCGCAGCGACGGGCGACTGCTGCTCGTTGCCGCCGACCACCCCGCCCGTGGTGCGCTCGGCGTGCGCGACGACCCGCGCGCGATGGAGAGCCGGCACGACCTGCTCGAGCGGCTCGTCGAGGCGGTCTCGCGACCCGGCGTCGACGGAGTGCTCGGCACCCCCGACGTGCTCGACGACCTGCTGCTGCTGGGAGCGCTCGAGGGCAAGGTGGTGGTCGGCTCGATGAACCGCGGCGGCCTGCAGGGAGCCAGCTTCGAGCTCGACGACCGGTTCACGGCCTACCGCGCCGAGGACATCGCGGCGTGCGGGCTCGATGGTGGCAAGACGCTGACGCGGATCTGCTACGACGACCCCGGCACGGTCGCGACGCTGGAGGCCACCGCGGCCGCCGTCAACGAGCTCGCCGCACGGGGGCTGATGGCGATGGTGGAGCCGTTCCTCAGCGAGCGGCGCGAGGGCCGCGTGGTCAACCTGCTCGACCCCGACTCGACGATCCGGTCGATCCACATTGCGGCCGGGCTCGGTGGCAGCAGCGCCCGCACCTGGCTCAAGCTGCCGGTGGTCGACGAGCTCGAACGGGTGATGGCGGCGACCACCCTCCCGACGCTGCTGCTCGGCGGAGACCCGAAGGGCGACCCCGACGACACCTACGCGTCATGGGGTGCCGCGCTCACGCTGCCGCCGGTGCGCGGACTGGTCGTCGGTCGCGCGCTGCTCTACCCGCCGGACGGCGACGTCGCCGCAGCGGTCGACATCGCCGGCGAGCTCGTGCACGGGACCGCCTCGTGA
- the iolC gene encoding 5-dehydro-2-deoxygluconokinase, which translates to MAHDLVAMGRTGVDIYPLQYGVGLEEVETFQKFLGGTATNVAVAAARHGRDVALVTRTGEDAFGRYVHRALRGFGVDDRFVAPVAGPPTPVTFCEVFPPDDFPLYFYRYPTAPDLMIEPHELPLDAIRDAQVYWSTVTGLSQEPSRAAHFAAWGARGRRPHTVLDLDYRPMFWADPAEASAQVGRALEHVTVAVGNREECEVAVDEAHPQRAADALLERGVELAVVKQGPRGVLAATREERVEVARFPVSVVNGLGAGDAFGGALVHGLLSGWELRRTIEFANVAGAIVASRLECSSAMPTTDEVLDTLAAGTARAEVVR; encoded by the coding sequence GTGGCCCACGACCTCGTCGCGATGGGGCGCACCGGGGTGGACATCTACCCCCTGCAGTACGGCGTCGGGTTGGAGGAGGTCGAGACCTTCCAGAAGTTCCTCGGCGGCACGGCCACCAACGTGGCGGTCGCGGCGGCCCGGCACGGTCGCGACGTCGCGCTGGTGACCCGCACCGGGGAGGACGCCTTCGGACGTTACGTGCACCGGGCCCTGCGGGGCTTCGGCGTGGACGACCGGTTCGTCGCGCCGGTGGCTGGACCGCCCACGCCGGTGACGTTCTGCGAGGTGTTCCCGCCGGACGACTTCCCGCTCTACTTCTACCGCTACCCCACCGCGCCCGACCTGATGATCGAGCCGCACGAGCTGCCGCTCGACGCCATCCGGGACGCGCAGGTCTACTGGTCGACGGTCACCGGGCTGTCCCAGGAGCCGAGTCGCGCGGCGCACTTCGCCGCGTGGGGGGCGCGCGGGCGTCGACCGCACACGGTGCTCGACCTCGACTACCGGCCGATGTTCTGGGCCGACCCGGCCGAGGCCAGCGCCCAGGTCGGCCGCGCACTGGAGCACGTCACCGTCGCCGTCGGCAACCGCGAGGAGTGCGAGGTCGCGGTTGACGAGGCCCATCCGCAGCGCGCCGCCGACGCCCTGCTGGAGCGTGGGGTCGAGCTGGCCGTCGTGAAGCAGGGGCCGCGCGGGGTGCTGGCCGCGACCCGCGAGGAGCGGGTCGAGGTGGCGCGGTTCCCCGTGTCGGTCGTCAACGGCCTCGGCGCCGGCGACGCGTTCGGTGGGGCGCTGGTGCACGGGCTGCTGTCGGGGTGGGAGCTGCGGCGGACCATCGAGTTCGCCAACGTGGCCGGGGCGATCGTGGCCTCCCGACTGGAGTGCTCCAGCGCGATGCCGACCACGGACGAGGTGCTCGACACGCTCGCAGCGGGCACGGCCCGCGCGGAGGTGGTCCGGTGA